In Oncorhynchus keta strain PuntledgeMale-10-30-2019 chromosome 19, Oket_V2, whole genome shotgun sequence, a single genomic region encodes these proteins:
- the LOC118376866 gene encoding circadian-associated transcriptional repressor: MHLLSMSTKWPSYDSRSSTPSFLLSESDVTEDEADIDVFTSESEGDSSGGGKTCSVTFPLAGGGEAAPRLHWSMAGSPHTNIYPSMVASSCSAAFCTKESTEETTQGDLAFAQKCSELQKFIRPLLELLNGLKTGRFERGLSSFQSSVAIDRLQRILGILQKPDMGEKFLRTLLQVEMMLKMWFPHVTPVAATQNPTPSLPPRWHQNQLCMPVKKRKLSWLDSDFPSAAPPSCKRLQCEDNYQEVTSQDFSLLSTDTYSPSCLTVSRRRKGNKRLEISPCSACGSPATQDSRVSSTHLVFHSHQLSLHGHQPRRCHSGPGTVKTQTNITSVGIQRRSQSIPTLLRSMKQEPE; this comes from the exons atgcATTTGTTGAGCATGTCCACCAAATGGCCGTCCTACGACTCCCGCTCCTCCACCCCCAGCTTCCTCCTCAGCGAGAGCGACGTGACGGAGGACGAGGCAGACATTGATGTCTTCACCTCCGAAAGCGAGGGAGATAGCTCAGGGGGTGGCAAGACCTGCTCAGTAACATTCCCCCTGGCCGGGGGTGGCGAGGCAGCCCCTAGGTTACACTGGTCCATGGCTGGGAGTCCCCACACCAACATCTACCCATCCATGGTGGCTTCCTCTTGCAGTGCTGCATTCTGCACAAAGGAAAGCACAGAGGAGACCACACAAGGAGACCTGGCCTTTGCTCAGAAA TGTTCAGAGCTACAAAAGTTTATCAGACCCCTGTTGGAGCTTCTGAATGGACTCAAGACGGGGAGATTTGAGAGAGGTCTTAGCAGTTTCCAGTCGAGCGTTGCCATCGACAGACTACAGAGGATCCTGGGTATTCTTCAGAAACCTGACATGGG AGAAAAATTCCTCCGCACCCTCCTGCAGGTAGAGATGATGCTGAAGATGTGGTTCCCCCATGTGACCCCTGTCGCTGCCACCCAGAACCCCACACCCAGTCTTCCGCCACGATGGCACCAAAATCAGCTGTGTATGCCAGTCAAA AAGCGCAAGCTTAGCTGGTTGGACTCTGATTTCCCCAGTGCCGCCCCACCCAGCTGCAAACGCCTGCAGTGTGAGGACAACTACCAGGAAGTGACCTCACAAGACTTTAGCCTTTTGAGCACAGACACTTATAGCCCATCATGTCTGACTGTCAGCAGGAGAAGAAAGGGAAATAAGAGGCTTGAAATTTCACCTTGCTCTGCATGTGGTAGCCCAGCCACACAAGATAGCCGTGTCTCCTCCACCCATCTGGTCTTTCACTCACATCAGCTCTCCCTCCATGGACATCAGCCTCGGAGGTGCCACAGCGGGCCTGGCACAGTGAAGACACAGACCAATATTACATCAGTGGGAATCCAAAGGAGGAGTCAATCTATCCCCACATTACTAAGGTCTATGAAACAAGAGCCAGAGTAG